One Cucurbita pepo subsp. pepo cultivar mu-cu-16 chromosome LG09, ASM280686v2, whole genome shotgun sequence DNA window includes the following coding sequences:
- the LOC111802449 gene encoding potassium transporter 10-like isoform X1: protein MSSRGESDGESEMKGSMWVLDQKLDQPMDEEAGRLNNMYKEKKFSVLLLLRLAYQSLGVVYGDLGTSPLYVFYNTFPHGISDPEDVVGALSLIIYSLTLIPLIKYVFIVCKANDNGQGGTFALYSLLCRHANVKTIPNQHRKDEELTTYSRSKFHEQSFAAKTKGWLERQSSRKNALLILVLVGTSMVVGDGILTPAISVLSAAGGIKVNKPHVSSDVVVLVAVAILVGLFSLQRYGTDRVGWLFAPVVLLWFLLIGGIGMFNIWKYDRTILRAFSPVYIYRYFKRRGMDGWTSLGGVLLSITGTEALFADLAHFRVAAIQIAFTVFVFPCLLLAYSGQAAYLMSNMEHVNDVFYRSIPESIYWPVFLVATAAAIVASQATISATFSIIKQALAHGCFPRVKVVHTSKNFLGQIYVPDINWILMVLCIAVTAGFKNQSQIGNAYGTAVVVVMLVTTLLMILIMILVWRCHWVIALIFTGLSLIVECSYFSAVLFKVDQGGWVPLVIAAAFLIIMYVWHYGTVKRYEFELHSKVSMAWVLGLGPSLGLVRVPGIGLVYTELASGVPHIFSHFITNLPAIHSVVVFVCVKYLPVYTVPEEERFLVKRIGPKNFHMFRCVARYGYKDLHKKDDDFEKKLFDSIFLFVRLESMMEGCSDSDEYSLYGQQTEHSRDGLLIGTNGNATTSNGDMTFSSVDSIVPVRSPVRSNNTVRSSGQASNHTDSDEIEFLIRCRDAGVVHILGNTVIRARRESKFYKKIAVDYIYAFLRKICRENSVIFNVPHESLLNVGQIFYV, encoded by the exons ATGAGTTCGAGAGGGGAAAGCGATGGGGAGTCTGAAATGAAGGGAAGCATGTGGGTTTTGGACCAGAAACTCGATCAACCAATGGATGAAGAAGCTGGGAGGCTTAACAATATGTACAAAGAAAAG AAATTCTCGGTATTGTTGCTTCTTCGACTTGCATATCAAAGCCTTGGAGTGGTTTATGGAGATTTGGGGACTTCTCCCCTCTACGTTTTTTACAATACATTTCCTCATGGAATTTCTGATCCGGAAGATGTAGTTGGAGCTCTTTCATTGATTATATACTCTCTCACTCTCATTCCTCtcataaaatatgtatttatcGTGTGTAAAGCCAATGACAATGGTCAAG GTGGAACATTTGCTCTCTACTCCTTGCTATGTCGTCATGCAAATGTAAAAACTATTCCGAACCAACATCGAAAGGATGAGGAGCTAACGACATATAGCCGCTCTAAGTTTCACGAGCAATCGTTTGCTGCTAAAACTAAAGGATGGCTTGAAAGACAATCATCCAGGAAGAATGCGTTGCtcattcttgttcttgttggcacTTCTATGGTTGTTGGAGATGGAATTCTCACGCCTGCAATTTCGg TTTTATCTGCTGCGGGAGGGATCAAAGTAAACAAACCCCATGTGAGCAGTG ATGTAGTTGTGCTTGTTGCTGTTGCAATACTAGTAGGATTATTCAGCTTGCAACGCTATGGTACTGATAGAGTGGGTTGGCTCTTTGCCCCTGTTGTGCTACTTTGGTTTCTATTAATTGGTGGTATAGGCATGTTCAACATCTGGAAATATGATAGAACAATTCTAAGAGCCTTTTCACCTGTGTATATTTATCGCTATTTTAAAAGGCGAGGGATGGACGGTTGGACGTCCCTCGGAGGTGTTCTTCTGAGTATAACAG GCACAGAGGCTTTATTTGCGGATCTAGCTCATTTTCGTGTAGCTGCTATACAGATTGCTTTTACAGTATTTGTTTTTCCTTGCCTTCTCTTGGCATATTCTGGACAAGCTGCCTATCTTATGAGCAATATGGAGCATGTCAATGATGTCTTCTATCGTTCAATCCCAg AGTCCATATATTGGCCAGTGTTTCTTGTGGCAACTGCTGCTGCTATAGTTGCTAGTCAAGCTACTATATCTGCAACATTTTCAATAATCAAGCAGGCTCTTGCTCATGGCTGCTTTCCAAGGGTTAAAGTTGTTCATACCTCGAAGAACTTTCTTGGTCAGATATATGTTCCTGATATTAACTGGATCCTCATGGTTCTTTGCATTGCTGTGACAGCAGGATTTAAGAATCAAAGTCAAATTGGAAATGCTTATG GGACAGCAGTGGTGGTAGTCATGCTTGTGACCACACTGCTTATGATTCTAATCATGATCTTGGTATGGCGCTGTCATTGGGTCATCGCCCTGATCTTCACCGGTCTGTCGCTAATCGTGGAGTGCAGTTACTTTTCTGCTGTTCTCTTCAAGGTTGATCAAGGTGGCTGGGTACCCCTTGTGATTGCTGCAGCCTTTCTTATCATCATGTATGTGTGGCATTATGGTACTGTTAAACGATACGAATTCGAGCTGCACAGTAAAGTTTCAATGGCATGGGTTCTCGGTCTTGGTCCGAGTTTAGGATTAGTCCGTGTTCCTGGAATTGGACTTGTATATACCGAGCTAGCAAGCGGCGTACCTCACATATTTTCCCATTTCATTACGAATCTGCCCGCCATCCATTCTGTCGTCGTGTTTGTTTGCGTGAAATACCTTCCAGTCTACACCGTGCCAGAAGAAGAACGATTCCTGGTAAAGCGGATAGGACCAAAGAACTTCCACATGTTTCGTTGTGTCGCGAGATACGGTTATAAAGACCTCCACAAAAAGGATGATGACTTTGAGAAGAAGCTTTTTGATAGCATCTTCCTGTTTGTTAGACTTGAATCCATGATGGAAGGTTGTTCAGACTCTGATGAGTACAGTTTATATGGTCAGCAAACTGAGCATTCAAGGGATGGCCTGTTGATTGGCACCAATGGAAATGCAACTACATCCAATGGGGACATGACATTCTCATCGGTTGACTCGATCGTGCCTGTTCGATCTCCGGTGCGTTCGAATAACACGGTGAGATCATCTGGGCAGGCAAGCAACCATACGGATAGCGACGAGATTGAGTTCTTGATTAGGTGTAGAGATGCAGGGGTGGTGCATATATTGGGGAACACTGTAATTAGAGCAAGAAGGGAATCAAAATTCTACAAGAAGATAGCTGTGGATTATATATATGCATTTCTTAGAAAGATTTGCAGGGAGAACAGTGTGATTTTCAATGTTCCTCATGAGAGTTTATTAAACGTTGGCCAAATTTTCTATGTATAG
- the LOC111802449 gene encoding potassium transporter 10-like isoform X2 → MVVGDGILTPAISVLSAAGGIKVNKPHVSSDVVVLVAVAILVGLFSLQRYGTDRVGWLFAPVVLLWFLLIGGIGMFNIWKYDRTILRAFSPVYIYRYFKRRGMDGWTSLGGVLLSITGTEALFADLAHFRVAAIQIAFTVFVFPCLLLAYSGQAAYLMSNMEHVNDVFYRSIPESIYWPVFLVATAAAIVASQATISATFSIIKQALAHGCFPRVKVVHTSKNFLGQIYVPDINWILMVLCIAVTAGFKNQSQIGNAYGTAVVVVMLVTTLLMILIMILVWRCHWVIALIFTGLSLIVECSYFSAVLFKVDQGGWVPLVIAAAFLIIMYVWHYGTVKRYEFELHSKVSMAWVLGLGPSLGLVRVPGIGLVYTELASGVPHIFSHFITNLPAIHSVVVFVCVKYLPVYTVPEEERFLVKRIGPKNFHMFRCVARYGYKDLHKKDDDFEKKLFDSIFLFVRLESMMEGCSDSDEYSLYGQQTEHSRDGLLIGTNGNATTSNGDMTFSSVDSIVPVRSPVRSNNTVRSSGQASNHTDSDEIEFLIRCRDAGVVHILGNTVIRARRESKFYKKIAVDYIYAFLRKICRENSVIFNVPHESLLNVGQIFYV, encoded by the exons ATGGTTGTTGGAGATGGAATTCTCACGCCTGCAATTTCGg TTTTATCTGCTGCGGGAGGGATCAAAGTAAACAAACCCCATGTGAGCAGTG ATGTAGTTGTGCTTGTTGCTGTTGCAATACTAGTAGGATTATTCAGCTTGCAACGCTATGGTACTGATAGAGTGGGTTGGCTCTTTGCCCCTGTTGTGCTACTTTGGTTTCTATTAATTGGTGGTATAGGCATGTTCAACATCTGGAAATATGATAGAACAATTCTAAGAGCCTTTTCACCTGTGTATATTTATCGCTATTTTAAAAGGCGAGGGATGGACGGTTGGACGTCCCTCGGAGGTGTTCTTCTGAGTATAACAG GCACAGAGGCTTTATTTGCGGATCTAGCTCATTTTCGTGTAGCTGCTATACAGATTGCTTTTACAGTATTTGTTTTTCCTTGCCTTCTCTTGGCATATTCTGGACAAGCTGCCTATCTTATGAGCAATATGGAGCATGTCAATGATGTCTTCTATCGTTCAATCCCAg AGTCCATATATTGGCCAGTGTTTCTTGTGGCAACTGCTGCTGCTATAGTTGCTAGTCAAGCTACTATATCTGCAACATTTTCAATAATCAAGCAGGCTCTTGCTCATGGCTGCTTTCCAAGGGTTAAAGTTGTTCATACCTCGAAGAACTTTCTTGGTCAGATATATGTTCCTGATATTAACTGGATCCTCATGGTTCTTTGCATTGCTGTGACAGCAGGATTTAAGAATCAAAGTCAAATTGGAAATGCTTATG GGACAGCAGTGGTGGTAGTCATGCTTGTGACCACACTGCTTATGATTCTAATCATGATCTTGGTATGGCGCTGTCATTGGGTCATCGCCCTGATCTTCACCGGTCTGTCGCTAATCGTGGAGTGCAGTTACTTTTCTGCTGTTCTCTTCAAGGTTGATCAAGGTGGCTGGGTACCCCTTGTGATTGCTGCAGCCTTTCTTATCATCATGTATGTGTGGCATTATGGTACTGTTAAACGATACGAATTCGAGCTGCACAGTAAAGTTTCAATGGCATGGGTTCTCGGTCTTGGTCCGAGTTTAGGATTAGTCCGTGTTCCTGGAATTGGACTTGTATATACCGAGCTAGCAAGCGGCGTACCTCACATATTTTCCCATTTCATTACGAATCTGCCCGCCATCCATTCTGTCGTCGTGTTTGTTTGCGTGAAATACCTTCCAGTCTACACCGTGCCAGAAGAAGAACGATTCCTGGTAAAGCGGATAGGACCAAAGAACTTCCACATGTTTCGTTGTGTCGCGAGATACGGTTATAAAGACCTCCACAAAAAGGATGATGACTTTGAGAAGAAGCTTTTTGATAGCATCTTCCTGTTTGTTAGACTTGAATCCATGATGGAAGGTTGTTCAGACTCTGATGAGTACAGTTTATATGGTCAGCAAACTGAGCATTCAAGGGATGGCCTGTTGATTGGCACCAATGGAAATGCAACTACATCCAATGGGGACATGACATTCTCATCGGTTGACTCGATCGTGCCTGTTCGATCTCCGGTGCGTTCGAATAACACGGTGAGATCATCTGGGCAGGCAAGCAACCATACGGATAGCGACGAGATTGAGTTCTTGATTAGGTGTAGAGATGCAGGGGTGGTGCATATATTGGGGAACACTGTAATTAGAGCAAGAAGGGAATCAAAATTCTACAAGAAGATAGCTGTGGATTATATATATGCATTTCTTAGAAAGATTTGCAGGGAGAACAGTGTGATTTTCAATGTTCCTCATGAGAGTTTATTAAACGTTGGCCAAATTTTCTATGTATAG